A stretch of the Vitis riparia cultivar Riparia Gloire de Montpellier isolate 1030 chromosome 13, EGFV_Vit.rip_1.0, whole genome shotgun sequence genome encodes the following:
- the LOC117928039 gene encoding putative disease resistance protein At3g14460, giving the protein MDVLDSLQPCSNLNKLCIQLYGGPEFPRWIGDALFSKMVDLRLIDCRKCTSLPCLGQLPSLKQLRIQGMVGVKKVGAEFYGETRVSAGKFFPSLESLHFNSMSEWEHWEDWSSSTESLFPCLHKLTIEDCPKLIMKLPTYLPSLTKLSVLFCPKLESPLSRLPLLKELRVGKCNEAVLSSGNDLTSLTKLTISRISGLIKLHEGFVQFLQGLRVLEVSGCEELEYLWEDGFGSENSLSLEIRDCDQLVSLGCNLQSLAISGCDKLERLPNGWQSLTCLEELAISHCPKLASFPDVGFPPMLRNLILENCESLKSLPDGMMLKMRNDSTDSNNLCLLERLVIYRCPPLICFPKGQLPTTLKSLCILCCENLKSLPEEMMDMCALEYLRLDTCPSMIGFTRGRLPITLEVLYISNCEKLESLPEGIMHYDSTYAAALQRLFISHCSSLTSFPRGKFPSTLERLHIGDCEHLESISEEMFHSTNNSLQSLTLRRYPNLKTLPDCLNTLTDLRIVDFENLELLLPQIKKLTRLTRLEISNCKNIKTPLSQWGLSRLTSLKDLWISGMFPDATSFSDDPHSILFPTTLTSLILSEFQNLESLASLSLQTLTSLEYLVIKSCPKLWSILPREGLLPDTLSRLYVRRCPHLTQRYSKEEGDDWPKIAHIPSVSINKF; this is encoded by the exons ATGGATGTCCTTGACTCTCTACAACCATGTTCGAATCTGAACAAACTCTGCATTCAGTTGTATGGTGGTCCAGAATTCCCACGTTGGATAGGGGATGCTTTGTTCTCTAAGATGGTGGATCTACGTCTCATAGATTGCAGAAAGTGCACGTCTTTACCATGCTTGGGGCAGTTGCCATCGCTCAAACAGTTGAGGATCCAAGGAATGGTTGGAGTAAAAAAAGTGGGTGCAGAGTTTTATGGAGAGACTCGTGTTTCTGCAGGTAAGTTTTTCCCATCACTAGAGTCTCTACATTTTAATAGCATGTCAGAATGGGAGCACTGGGAGGATTGGTCTTCCTCAACAGAGTCATTATTCCCTTGCCTCCATAAGCTTACAATTGAGGATTGCCCCAAATTGATTATGAAACTACCCACTTACCTACCTTCTCTTACAAAGCTCTCTGTTCTCTTTTGTCCAAAATTGGAGTCTCCACTTTCAAGACTTCCACTGCTGAAGGAATTACGTGTAGGAAAATGTAATGAGGCGGTCTTGAGCAGTGGAAATGACCTCACCTCACTCACCAAGTTAACAATTTCTAGGATTTCAGGGCTTATCAAATTGCATGAAGGATTTGTGCAATTTTTGCAAGGGCTTCGGGTTTTGGAAGTATCGGGATGTGAAGAACTCGAATATTTGTGGGAGGATGGTTTTGGATCGGAAAACTCTCTTTCTCTTGAGATTAGAGATTGTGATCAACTTGTATCCTTGGGATGCAATCTTCAGTCTTTGGCAATAAGTGGATGTGATAAACTAGAGAGGCTTCCAAATGGATGGCAGAGTCTAACATGCCTTGAAGAATTGGCAATCAGCCATTGTCCAAAGCTAGCGTCATTTCCAGATGTAGGTTTCCCACCAATGCTGAGAAATCTTATTCTTGAGAATTGTGAAAGCCTAAAGAGTCTACCTGATGGCATGATGTTGAAGATGAGGAACGACAGTACTGACAGCAACAACTTGTGCCTCCTTGAACGGCTAGTGATATACAGATGTCCACCTCTCATTTGCTTTCCAAAAGGGCAATTACCCACCACCCTTAAGAGTCTATGCATATTGTGTTGTGAAAATCTCAAGTCTCTTCCAGAAGAAATGATGGACATGTGTGCCCTTGAATACTTAAGGCTAGATACGTGTCCTTCTATGATTGGTTTTACGAGAGGTAGGTTACCCATCACTCTCGAGGTACTCTACATAAGTAATTGTGAAAAGCTGGAGTCTCTACCAGAGGGAATAATGCACTACGATTCCACATATGCTGCTGCTCTTCAAAGGCTGTTCATCTCTCACTGTTCATCTCTCACATCCTTCCCAAGAGGCAAGTTTCCATCCACCCTTGAGCGACTTCACATTGGGGATTGTGAACACCTCGAGTCAATTTCAGAGGAGATGTTTCACTCTACTAATAATTCACTTCAATCTTTAACCCTCAGGAGGTATCCTAATCTCAAAACCCTACCAGATTGCCTCAACACCCTCACAGATCTACGTATTGTAGATTTTGAAAATCTGGAATTGTTGCTTCCTCAGATAAAAAAGCTCACCCGTCTTACACGGCTCGAGATCTCTAACTGCAAGAATATCAAGACCCCCCTATCCCAATGGGGCCTTTCCAGACTCACCTCTCTTAAAGACCTCTGGATTAGTGGCATGTTTCCAGATGCAACTTCCTTTTCGGATGACCCCCACTCGATTCTTTTTCCTACAACTCTCACCTCCCTTATCCTTTCAGAATTCCAGAATCTGGAATCCCTAGCCTCCCTGTCTCTCCAAACCCTCACCTCTCTTGAATATCTAGTAATCAAAAGTTGCCCTAAGCTCTGGTCGATTTTGCCAAGGGAAGGACTATTGCCTGACACCCTTTCACGACTGTATGTGCGGCGTTGCCCACATCTAACACAAAGGTACTCGAAGGAGGAAGGAGATGATTGGCCCAAGATTGCCCACATCCCCAGTGTATCAATAAATAAG TTCTAA
- the LOC117928303 gene encoding putative disease resistance RPP13-like protein 1: MEVLGEVVLSVSLELLLSKLASSDLWKYARQEQVHTELKKWKTRLLEIREVLDDAEDKQITKQHVKAWLAHLRDLAYDVEDVLDEFGYQVMRRKLVAEGDAASSSKVRKFIPTCFTPIQAMRNVKLGSKIEDITRRLEEISAQKAELGLEKLKVQIEGARAATQSPTPPPPLVFKPGVYGRDEDKTKILAMLNDESLGGNLSVVSIVAMGGMGKTTLAGLVYDDEETSKHFALKAWVCVSDQFHVETITRAVLQDIAPDNNDSLAFHQIQRKLRDETKGKRFLIVLDDLWNDKYDQWDSLSSPLLEGAPGSKILVTTRNLNVATMMGGDKSFYELKQLPDDYCWLVFQKHAFGNRNVNDHPNLALIGKEIVQKCGGLPLAAKALGGLLCSEHREDKWNIILASKIWNLPGDKCGILPALRLSYNHLPSHLKRCFAYCALFPQDYEFKKEELILLWMAEGLIQQSNEDKKMEELGGDYFCELLSRSFFQSSNSNKSRFVMHDLINDLAKSIAGDTCLHLDDGLWNDLQRSVLENTRHSSFIRHRYDIFKKFERFHKKERLRTFIALPIDEQRTWVITS, encoded by the coding sequence ATGGAAGTTCTTGGAGAGGTTGTTCTTTCTGTGTCCCTTGAACTCTTGTTGAGCAAACTGGCCTCCTCTGATTTGTGGAAGTACGCACGCCAAGAGCAAGTCCACACCGAGCTCAAGAAATGGAAGACAAGACTGTTGGAGATTCGGGAAGTGCTCGACGATGCTGAGGACAAGCAGATCACTAAGCAGCACGTGAAAGCATGGCTCGCACATCTCAGGGATTTGGCTTATGATGTGGAGGACGTCTTGGACGAGTTTGGCTACCAAGTGATGAGAAGAAAGTTGGTGGCGGAGGGTGATGCGGCCAGCTCAAGCAAGGTACGCAAATTCATCCCTACTTGTTTCACTCCAATTCAGGCTATGCGGAATGTTAAGCTGGGGTCCAAGATAGAGGACATCACTCGCCGATTAGAAGAAATTTCAGCTCAGAAGGCTGAGCTTGGTTTGGAAAAGCTCAAAGTGCAGATCGAAGGCGCCAGAGCAGCTACTCAAAGCCCAACCCCTCCACCACCTTTGGTATTCAAACCTGGGGTATACGGCAGGGATGAAGATAAAACCAAGATACTAGCCATGCTTAATGATGAATCCCTCGGTGGCAATCTGTCTGTAGTCTCGATCGTGGCCATGGGTGGGATGGGAAAAACTACGCTGGCAGGTCTAGTGTACGATGATGAGGAGACATCCAAACATTTTGCTTTAAAAGCTTGGGTTTGTGTGTCTGATCAATTTCATGTGGAGACCATAACCAGGGCAGTTTTACAGGACATTGCTCCAGACAACAATGATTCGCTGGCCTTTCATCAAATTCAACGCAAACTGAGGGACGAAACCAAGGGAAAAAGATTTTTGATAGTTCTTGACGATTTGTGGAATGATAAATATGATCAATGGGACAGCCTAAGCTCCCCTCTCTTGGAGGGAGCACCGGGAAGCAAGATCCTCGTCACCACTCGCAATCTGAATGTTGCTACTATGATGGGAGGAGATAAAAGCTTTTATGAGCTAAAACAGTTGCCTGATGATTATTGTTGGTTGGTGTTTCAAAAACATGCTTTTGGAAACAGAAATGTCAATGATCATCCGAACTTGGCATTGATCGGAAAGGAAATTGTACAGAAATGTGGAGGCCTGCCCTTGGCAGCAAAAGCGCTTGGTGGTCTTCTGTGCAGTGAACACAGAGAAGATAAGTGGAATATTATACTAGCTAGCAAAATATGGAATTTACCTGGTGATAAGTGTGGTATTCTTCCTGCGTTGAGATTGAGCTACAATCATCTCCCTTCACATTTAAAAAGGTGTTTCGCTTATTGCGCATTATTTCCCCAAGATTATGAGTTTAAGAAGGAAGAGCTAATCCTCTTGTGGATGGCGGAGGGGTTAATTCAACAATCAAATGAGgataagaaaatggaagaacTTGGTGGTGATTATTTTTGTGAACTATTGTCAAGGTCATTTTTCCAATCGTCCAATAGCAATAAATCACGATTCGTTATGCATGACCTTATCAACGATCTAGCTAAATCTATTGCTGGAGACACATGCTTGCATTTGGATGATGGGTTGTGGAATGATTTGCAACGCTCCGTTCTTGAAAATACTCGTCATTCATCATTCATCCGTCATCGTTatgatatctttaaaaaatttgaaaggttTCATAAGAAAGAGCGCTTGCGCACGTTCATAGCTTTGCCGATTGATGAACAACGAACATGGGTGATCACTTCATAA